In Anaeromusa acidaminophila DSM 3853, a single window of DNA contains:
- a CDS encoding 2-oxoacid:ferredoxin oxidoreductase subunit beta: MADIQKYLRQTALPHIWCPGCGHGILLASILRAIDAQGLDQDKTVIVSGIGCSSRASGYMDFNTVHTAHGRALPFATGIKMANPELNVIVITGDGDATAIGGNHFIHAARRNIDLTTIIFDNNIYGMTGGQSSPLTPQSCRSTTAPFGHIERSFDIAKLSIAAGATYVARGTSFHAKMLTDLIAKGIANKGFSVIDAISGCPTSFGRKNKMAQPAKMLEWQRDHAVTVQAAAKLSAEQLADKFLIGELHQEVAPEFTDEYAKVVERLKGGRA, encoded by the coding sequence ATGGCAGACATTCAAAAATACTTGCGCCAAACCGCGCTGCCGCACATCTGGTGCCCCGGTTGCGGCCACGGTATTCTGTTAGCATCCATTCTGCGGGCTATTGACGCCCAGGGACTGGATCAGGATAAAACCGTCATCGTTTCCGGTATCGGCTGCTCCTCCCGGGCCTCCGGCTATATGGACTTCAACACCGTCCATACTGCTCACGGCCGAGCATTGCCTTTTGCCACCGGCATCAAGATGGCTAACCCGGAGCTCAACGTCATCGTCATTACCGGCGACGGCGATGCGACCGCCATCGGCGGCAACCACTTCATTCACGCTGCTCGCCGCAATATTGACCTTACCACCATCATTTTCGACAACAACATTTACGGCATGACCGGCGGTCAGTCTTCGCCGCTTACGCCGCAAAGCTGTCGCTCTACGACCGCGCCGTTCGGACACATTGAGCGTTCCTTTGACATTGCCAAGTTGTCCATCGCCGCTGGCGCTACTTATGTGGCGCGAGGCACCTCGTTCCATGCGAAAATGCTCACAGACCTTATTGCCAAAGGCATTGCCAATAAAGGCTTCTCGGTCATTGACGCCATTTCCGGCTGTCCTACCAGCTTCGGACGGAAAAACAAAATGGCGCAGCCTGCGAAAATGCTCGAATGGCAACGCGATCATGCCGTTACCGTGCAGGCGGCGGCCAAGCTTTCGGCGGAACAACTGGCCGATAAATTCCTCATTGGCGAACTGCATCAGGAAGTGGCACCGGAATTTACCGACGAATACGCTAAAGTAGTGGAACGCCTGAAAGGAGGCCGTGCATAA
- the cbiD gene encoding cobalt-precorrin-5B (C(1))-methyltransferase CbiD has product MQKRMRSGRTTGTCAAAALKAALLAWRGEMPAQVNVQTPQGKWLQVPVEETSAIEQGGRAVVRKDAGDDPDITHGALLVAEVVLQPGEGWTLFAGTGVGTVTKPGLAMDPGEPAINPGPRRMLALVLEELLPEGLRAEVTLSIPGGEELAKRTLNPSLGICGGLSIIGTTGVVEPMSEEAFKNSLAPQLRVAQAQGFDSVVLVPGRIGQDAAILKYGLPEESVVQMSNFVGFMLTKASEFGLKKVLLFGHLGKLAKVAAGIFHTHNRMADGRMETLAAYAALLGASQETIKDILDATTTEGAMPHIAAAGLGETLYPLLAAKASERARRHVFGDLEVGTVIVTLQGELLGMDEDAKKIGDAMGWNIRSL; this is encoded by the coding sequence TTGCAAAAACGCATGCGAAGCGGCAGGACTACAGGTACATGTGCTGCAGCAGCTTTAAAAGCGGCTCTTTTGGCCTGGCGAGGAGAAATGCCGGCGCAAGTGAATGTACAGACGCCTCAAGGAAAGTGGCTGCAGGTTCCAGTGGAGGAAACGTCGGCCATAGAGCAAGGCGGACGGGCCGTTGTGCGCAAGGATGCTGGAGACGATCCTGATATTACCCACGGCGCGCTTCTTGTGGCGGAGGTAGTCTTGCAACCGGGAGAGGGATGGACTTTATTTGCTGGAACAGGGGTAGGAACGGTAACCAAGCCAGGCCTAGCTATGGATCCGGGAGAACCGGCCATTAACCCGGGACCGCGGCGCATGCTGGCGTTGGTATTGGAGGAACTGCTGCCGGAAGGCCTGAGAGCGGAAGTCACACTGTCCATTCCCGGCGGCGAGGAGCTGGCGAAACGAACGTTGAATCCGTCTCTGGGCATTTGCGGGGGGCTTTCCATTATTGGAACTACCGGCGTTGTCGAGCCTATGTCGGAAGAAGCCTTTAAAAACTCGCTGGCGCCGCAACTGCGCGTGGCTCAGGCTCAGGGATTTGACAGCGTGGTGCTGGTGCCAGGAAGGATTGGACAGGATGCGGCGATCTTAAAATACGGGCTGCCTGAAGAGAGTGTCGTACAGATGAGTAATTTTGTAGGATTCATGCTTACAAAAGCATCGGAATTCGGGTTAAAGAAAGTGTTGCTTTTCGGTCACCTGGGGAAATTGGCTAAAGTGGCTGCTGGTATTTTTCATACGCATAACCGCATGGCGGACGGACGAATGGAGACGCTGGCAGCTTATGCGGCTTTATTGGGAGCTTCTCAGGAGACGATTAAGGATATTTTGGACGCGACGACAACAGAAGGCGCTATGCCTCATATTGCAGCTGCTGGACTGGGAGAGACGCTGTATCCGCTGCTGGCGGCGAAAGCCAGCGAGCGGGCGCGGCGTCATGTGTTTGGCGATCTGGAGGTGGGCACAGTGATTGTGACGCTGCAAGGAGAGCTTTTGGGTATGGATGAGGATGCAAAGAAGATAGGAGACGCGATGGGATGGAACATCAGATCCTTGTAG
- the cbiE gene encoding precorrin-6y C5,15-methyltransferase (decarboxylating) subunit CbiE, with the protein MEHQILVVGIGPGSREYMLPVAWEAIAKAKTLVGGRRALLTLAPPGAKQRVVDADIEGLLNYIEEESRQGEVVVMVSGDPGFYSLLPALRRRFPRKRLQVIPGISSVQLAFARVAEPWQEASLLSFHGREVEDEALQYRSGRTLSFLTDRLHRPKEIAARLLQLGWPEETLCWQCESLSYTAERVEQSTLAKAAQQEGFEHAIFIVKAETGFEEDLI; encoded by the coding sequence ATGGAACATCAGATCCTTGTAGTGGGAATTGGTCCAGGAAGCCGCGAGTATATGCTGCCGGTCGCCTGGGAGGCTATTGCTAAGGCTAAGACGCTTGTGGGCGGTAGGCGAGCGCTCCTTACGCTGGCGCCGCCGGGAGCGAAGCAGCGGGTGGTTGATGCCGATATTGAAGGGCTATTGAATTATATTGAAGAAGAAAGCCGCCAAGGGGAAGTGGTGGTCATGGTATCGGGAGATCCTGGCTTTTATAGCTTGCTGCCTGCTTTGCGGCGTCGATTTCCCAGAAAGCGCTTGCAGGTTATTCCGGGGATCAGCTCGGTGCAACTGGCTTTTGCCAGAGTGGCGGAACCTTGGCAGGAGGCAAGCCTGCTTAGCTTTCACGGCAGGGAAGTCGAGGATGAAGCGCTGCAGTATCGCTCCGGTCGGACTCTTTCTTTTCTCACGGATCGTTTGCATCGGCCTAAAGAAATTGCAGCGCGGCTTTTGCAGTTGGGATGGCCGGAAGAGACCTTGTGCTGGCAATGCGAATCCCTGTCGTATACTGCAGAACGTGTGGAACAGTCAACATTAGCGAAAGCGGCGCAGCAAGAAGGCTTTGAACATGCCATTTTTATCGTTAAGGCGGAGACGGGATTCGAGGAGGACTTGATATGA
- a CDS encoding 2-oxoacid:acceptor oxidoreductase subunit alpha, producing the protein MAKARLIQGNQACAEGALAAGVTFFAGYPITPSTEVMEILAEELPKRGGKFLQMEDEIASMGAVCGASLTGVKAITATSGPGFSLKQELIGYAAMAELPVVIVNVQRSGPSTGLPTSPAQGDVMQSRWGTHGDHGILVLSPASVKESYEVMIKAVNFAEKFRTPVIFLLDEVIGHMRERVELPEEGSCEIIDRKVPTGAPADYLAYKPEADGVPPMAPFGSGYRYHVTGLMHGYNGLPNSTAAMTTEVIDRMHTKLEQAKEEITLYEEYEMADAEHVIVAYGGTARSAIAAVKAARAKGIKAGLLKLITIWPFPGDVVQKAAAKAKTVIVPEMNYGQLVGEVERYVGRDKVRGVNRFDGTILTPDDILTALEEATGGAN; encoded by the coding sequence ATGGCCAAAGCAAGACTGATTCAAGGCAACCAGGCCTGCGCCGAAGGCGCTCTCGCCGCCGGCGTCACTTTTTTTGCGGGATATCCCATTACGCCCAGCACGGAAGTAATGGAAATCCTCGCCGAAGAGCTGCCCAAACGGGGCGGTAAATTTCTGCAGATGGAAGACGAAATCGCCAGCATGGGCGCTGTTTGCGGCGCATCCTTGACCGGCGTTAAAGCCATTACCGCGACCAGCGGCCCCGGCTTTTCCTTGAAGCAAGAACTCATCGGCTACGCCGCCATGGCGGAACTGCCGGTAGTGATCGTGAACGTGCAGCGTTCCGGTCCCAGTACCGGTCTGCCCACCTCGCCGGCGCAAGGCGATGTCATGCAGTCCCGCTGGGGCACTCATGGGGATCATGGCATTCTCGTGCTTTCTCCGGCATCGGTTAAAGAATCCTATGAAGTGATGATTAAAGCCGTTAACTTTGCCGAGAAATTCCGCACCCCTGTTATCTTCCTTCTCGACGAAGTCATCGGCCATATGCGCGAGCGCGTCGAATTGCCGGAAGAAGGCAGCTGCGAAATCATTGACCGCAAAGTGCCTACCGGCGCTCCTGCGGACTACCTGGCCTATAAACCGGAAGCCGACGGCGTACCGCCCATGGCTCCCTTTGGCAGCGGCTACCGCTACCATGTAACTGGCTTGATGCATGGCTACAACGGCCTGCCTAACAGCACGGCCGCGATGACGACCGAAGTCATTGATCGCATGCATACCAAGCTGGAACAGGCTAAAGAAGAAATCACCCTTTATGAAGAATACGAAATGGCGGACGCTGAACACGTTATCGTCGCTTACGGCGGTACCGCTAGATCGGCTATCGCTGCAGTGAAAGCGGCCCGCGCCAAAGGCATCAAGGCTGGTCTCTTAAAGCTCATCACCATTTGGCCTTTCCCGGGCGACGTTGTGCAAAAAGCCGCCGCTAAGGCCAAAACCGTGATCGTACCGGAAATGAACTATGGCCAGCTCGTTGGCGAAGTTGAACGCTACGTTGGTCGGGATAAAGTCCGCGGCGTCAATCGCTTCGACGGCACCATCCTGACGCCGGATGATATTCTTACCGCTCTTGAAGAGGCAACTGGAGGTGCGAACTAA
- a CDS encoding LutC/YkgG family protein: MKRVCENWKEHFPAGKVGQEHFAEFETRAKNVGTEMFHVKTVAEAQEIIAKLAADVNAKKVVAIPSAYVDASGALEKLQQQNVTVYTEAADIAEHVETADLGISTVEFAIAESGSVCYDGYAYESRVVTMLPPLHVVFLPASHVVPGISEAFEILSKVFHHGFTGFITGPSRTSDIERVLTIGVHGPSRFVVIAVDEMPGGAN; this comes from the coding sequence ATGAAACGAGTATGCGAAAACTGGAAAGAACATTTTCCAGCAGGCAAAGTGGGCCAAGAACATTTTGCCGAATTTGAAACCCGCGCTAAAAATGTAGGCACCGAAATGTTTCACGTCAAAACAGTCGCCGAGGCCCAAGAAATCATCGCCAAGCTGGCTGCTGACGTAAATGCTAAAAAAGTCGTTGCCATTCCTAGCGCCTATGTAGACGCTTCTGGCGCCTTGGAAAAACTGCAACAGCAGAATGTCACTGTGTACACAGAAGCTGCCGACATTGCCGAGCACGTAGAAACCGCTGACCTTGGCATTTCCACGGTAGAATTCGCTATTGCCGAAAGCGGCAGCGTCTGTTACGACGGCTATGCTTACGAAAGCCGCGTCGTTACCATGCTCCCTCCTTTGCATGTAGTATTTTTACCTGCCAGCCATGTAGTGCCTGGTATTTCGGAAGCTTTTGAAATCCTCTCTAAAGTATTCCATCACGGCTTCACCGGCTTCATCACCGGCCCCAGCCGTACATCGGATATTGAACGCGTCTTGACCATCGGCGTCCATGGCCCCAGCCGCTTTGTCGTCATCGCAGTAGATGAAATGCCCGGAGGTGCAAACTAA
- a CDS encoding 4Fe-4S dicluster domain-containing protein, which produces MALQINKRYCKGCGICVAFCPKQVLELDELGKVYAKQPEACISCGQCELRCPDYAIFVVKEEAGK; this is translated from the coding sequence ATGGCGTTACAGATCAACAAACGATACTGCAAAGGCTGTGGTATCTGCGTGGCGTTCTGTCCCAAGCAAGTGCTGGAACTGGACGAACTAGGCAAAGTATACGCAAAGCAGCCGGAAGCTTGTATCAGCTGCGGCCAGTGCGAGCTGCGCTGTCCGGACTATGCCATATTTGTGGTGAAAGAGGAGGCGGGAAAATAA
- a CDS encoding ArnT family glycosyltransferase, protein MQQRWMIVTLLCLILFFFQLGSLPLLDPDEPVYAQTAKEMLAAGDWLSPRIFGEVWFDKPPMYYWLVACATMLLGPTEWAARLPAAVMALGTVWLVYSFMKNRFGSASAAASAVVLATSLEFFYLAKGAVTDSTLTFFLTACLLAYWEKRIVLAYVLAALATLTKGPVGLLFPGTILLLELLSRGDWRGFVKLQLPKGLLVYAAVALPWYIAMYAVHGQVFVDTFFGMHNMTRFTSAEHDVSNVWTYFIPVLLLGFFPWVTLLPQTAWLAWKEAQYERRTLRFLLIWAAFIFIFFTIAKTKLVSYILPMFPPLAMLVGWRLSRLGVQPVRQRAWAVACAILHGLLAAGLIYGQTLMPELALGAFLAAGILLVSGAGSCWLIWQQRYQRAWVTLAAGASAFLLTLVLVLLPLAAPQFTAKEIAEDFKANYDGASAVYVIKFLRPGFVYYTDVLTEEVGTTLFHNKVDTRAVLQQMVSRQERAYFVLRLSDYRLLSEAEQKKLTVLSTRYEVLLLLKEGPL, encoded by the coding sequence TTGCAACAGCGTTGGATGATAGTTACGTTGCTGTGTTTGATTTTATTCTTTTTCCAGCTAGGTTCGTTGCCTTTGCTGGATCCAGATGAGCCAGTGTATGCGCAAACAGCGAAGGAAATGCTGGCGGCGGGGGATTGGCTTTCTCCGCGTATTTTTGGCGAAGTATGGTTCGATAAGCCGCCTATGTACTATTGGCTGGTTGCGTGCGCTACCATGTTACTGGGGCCCACGGAATGGGCGGCGCGCTTGCCAGCGGCCGTTATGGCATTGGGGACGGTTTGGCTTGTTTACTCTTTTATGAAGAACCGTTTTGGAAGCGCTAGTGCGGCAGCTTCTGCGGTGGTGCTGGCTACCAGCTTGGAATTTTTCTATTTGGCGAAAGGCGCTGTAACCGATAGTACACTGACCTTTTTTTTGACGGCGTGCTTATTGGCGTATTGGGAAAAACGAATCGTACTTGCCTATGTTCTGGCGGCGCTGGCCACTTTAACCAAGGGACCGGTTGGATTGTTGTTTCCTGGTACGATTTTGTTGTTGGAGTTACTAAGCCGCGGCGATTGGAGAGGTTTTGTCAAACTGCAACTGCCTAAGGGCTTGCTGGTGTATGCAGCAGTTGCTTTGCCTTGGTATATTGCCATGTATGCAGTTCATGGACAAGTATTTGTTGATACTTTCTTCGGCATGCATAACATGACTCGCTTTACCTCTGCGGAACATGACGTGTCTAATGTATGGACCTATTTCATACCGGTTTTGTTGCTGGGTTTTTTTCCTTGGGTTACCTTGTTACCGCAAACGGCGTGGCTTGCATGGAAGGAAGCGCAGTATGAGCGGCGGACGCTTCGATTTCTGCTCATTTGGGCCGCTTTCATTTTCATTTTTTTTACGATTGCCAAAACGAAATTAGTTTCCTATATTTTGCCTATGTTCCCGCCGTTGGCCATGCTGGTAGGGTGGCGTTTAAGCCGCCTAGGGGTGCAGCCAGTGAGGCAGCGAGCCTGGGCTGTTGCTTGCGCCATTTTGCATGGATTATTGGCGGCAGGATTAATCTACGGTCAGACATTAATGCCGGAATTGGCTTTGGGCGCATTTCTTGCAGCCGGCATCTTACTTGTTAGCGGGGCCGGATCTTGCTGGTTGATTTGGCAACAGAGATATCAAAGAGCTTGGGTGACGCTAGCTGCAGGAGCCAGCGCTTTTTTACTGACATTGGTATTGGTGTTGTTGCCCTTAGCGGCACCGCAGTTTACCGCTAAGGAAATCGCCGAAGATTTTAAGGCAAACTATGACGGCGCATCTGCTGTATATGTCATTAAGTTTTTGCGGCCTGGTTTTGTGTACTATACCGATGTCCTTACGGAGGAAGTCGGCACTACTTTATTCCACAACAAGGTGGATACGCGGGCTGTTTTGCAGCAAATGGTGTCTAGGCAGGAGAGAGCCTATTTTGTATTGCGTCTTTCTGACTATCGCTTGTTATCGGAAGCGGAGCAAAAAAAATTAACTGTTTTGTCGACTCGTTATGAAGTGCTGTTGCTGTTGAAAGAGGGACCGCTATGA
- the ldhH gene encoding L-lactate dehydrogenase (quinone) large subunit LdhH, whose protein sequence is MESTQDRNLRKEIEEKLNDEVLRGALGRFAEAYPTARAKAYENVEDLDSLRESFRQMKINTVANLEAITDKFEAEATKRGVKVYRAKDGDDLKKYLIDLCQKKGVKRIAKSKSMATEEIHLNHALEEAGLHVKETDLGEWIIGIAGHRPSHMVMPAIHLSRQQCAEYFSQELHKEIPVDIPYMVQEARQNLRQEFVLADMGISGANFGIAENGAIGLVTNEGNARIVTTLPKIHVVVIGYEKLIPSIQDASYIMRMLPRNATGQLMTSYMTMVDGVTPLMVKGPDGKWVEEEREVHYILLDNGRLKAAKDPVLKESFNCLRCASCLNVCPVYTVVGGHVFGHIYAGGIGAILTAFLHGMKDFEHINEMCIGCRKCVEICPGKINIPGLIDELRARAVKEHGLPFAAKVVFENVLSNRKVFHTMLRMASIGQKPFQSGRVIRHLPLFLSGMAKDRSLPAIADAPFRDRVAKVTKKIDNPVKRIAFFAGCNIDFVFPETGEAIVKVLQDLNMEVVFPMDQSCCGKPVLGMGDRDTGKNIAKRNIEAFEKVDADVLIFGCPTCAETWHETYLSIFADEPAWLARAEKLAHKVQEFAQFVAPLYAAQGRLDKKTGATKITYHDSCHMRRGLGIYKEQRQLLDAAKDYDFVEMKDCDKCCGMAGAFGVKYTEISMPILKNKVENIKNSGAEIVAVGCPACMMQIQGGLDKQAPNIRVKHVAEILADEIDRK, encoded by the coding sequence ATGGAATCAACACAAGATCGTAACCTGCGCAAAGAGATTGAAGAAAAACTTAATGACGAAGTACTGCGCGGCGCCTTGGGCCGTTTTGCCGAAGCGTATCCGACCGCCCGCGCGAAAGCGTATGAAAACGTAGAGGATTTAGACTCCCTACGTGAAAGCTTCCGTCAAATGAAAATCAACACCGTAGCCAATTTGGAAGCCATTACCGACAAATTTGAAGCCGAAGCCACTAAGCGCGGCGTCAAAGTTTATCGGGCCAAAGACGGCGACGACCTGAAAAAATATCTGATCGATCTGTGTCAGAAAAAAGGCGTCAAGCGCATCGCCAAGTCCAAATCCATGGCTACTGAAGAAATTCATCTGAACCATGCCCTGGAAGAAGCGGGCCTGCATGTCAAGGAAACCGACCTTGGCGAATGGATCATCGGCATTGCCGGACACCGTCCTTCGCACATGGTTATGCCTGCGATTCATTTAAGCCGCCAACAATGCGCTGAGTATTTCAGCCAAGAGCTGCACAAGGAAATTCCTGTTGATATCCCTTACATGGTACAGGAAGCTCGGCAAAATCTGCGTCAAGAATTCGTTCTGGCTGACATGGGTATTTCCGGCGCTAACTTCGGTATTGCCGAAAACGGCGCTATCGGCCTCGTAACGAACGAAGGCAATGCCCGCATTGTTACGACTTTGCCTAAAATCCATGTGGTTGTTATCGGCTATGAAAAGCTGATCCCCTCTATTCAGGATGCATCCTATATTATGCGCATGCTGCCTCGTAACGCCACTGGCCAGCTGATGACCAGCTACATGACCATGGTGGACGGCGTGACCCCTCTGATGGTCAAAGGTCCCGATGGCAAATGGGTGGAAGAAGAGCGCGAAGTACACTACATCCTGCTGGATAACGGCCGCCTGAAAGCCGCCAAAGATCCGGTTCTCAAAGAAAGCTTCAACTGTCTGCGCTGCGCCTCCTGCCTCAATGTCTGCCCGGTTTACACCGTCGTAGGCGGCCACGTCTTCGGCCACATTTACGCCGGCGGCATTGGCGCCATTTTGACAGCGTTCCTGCATGGCATGAAGGATTTCGAACACATTAACGAAATGTGCATCGGCTGCCGCAAATGCGTAGAAATCTGCCCTGGTAAAATCAACATCCCTGGATTGATTGACGAACTGCGCGCGCGGGCGGTCAAAGAACATGGTCTTCCCTTCGCCGCTAAAGTCGTCTTTGAAAACGTTCTTTCCAATCGTAAGGTGTTCCACACCATGTTGCGCATGGCTTCCATCGGTCAAAAACCGTTCCAAAGCGGCCGCGTCATCCGGCATTTGCCGCTCTTCCTCTCTGGCATGGCCAAAGATCGCAGCCTGCCAGCTATCGCTGATGCGCCGTTCCGTGACCGCGTAGCGAAGGTCACCAAGAAAATCGACAACCCTGTCAAGCGCATTGCCTTCTTCGCTGGTTGCAATATTGACTTTGTCTTCCCCGAAACTGGCGAAGCCATAGTCAAAGTACTCCAGGATCTGAATATGGAAGTCGTCTTCCCCATGGACCAAAGCTGCTGCGGCAAACCGGTCCTTGGCATGGGCGACCGCGACACAGGCAAAAATATTGCCAAGCGCAATATCGAAGCCTTTGAAAAAGTGGATGCCGATGTACTAATCTTCGGCTGCCCCACTTGCGCCGAAACCTGGCACGAAACCTATCTCAGCATTTTTGCCGACGAACCTGCTTGGCTGGCTCGGGCGGAAAAATTAGCTCATAAGGTTCAGGAATTTGCTCAGTTTGTCGCTCCTCTCTATGCCGCCCAAGGCCGCCTCGACAAGAAAACCGGCGCTACCAAGATCACTTACCATGATTCTTGCCATATGCGCCGCGGTTTGGGTATCTACAAAGAGCAGCGCCAGCTTCTGGACGCCGCCAAAGATTATGACTTTGTAGAAATGAAAGACTGCGATAAGTGTTGCGGCATGGCCGGCGCTTTTGGCGTCAAATACACGGAAATTTCCATGCCCATCCTCAAAAACAAAGTGGAAAACATCAAAAACAGCGGCGCTGAAATTGTCGCTGTTGGCTGCCCCGCCTGCATGATGCAGATTCAAGGCGGCCTCGACAAGCAAGCTCCGAACATTCGAGTCAAGCATGTAGCGGAAATCCTTGCCGACGAAATTGACCGCAAGTAA
- a CDS encoding 2-oxoacid:acceptor oxidoreductase family protein, translating into MWQISLSGTGGQGLILAGIILAEAAIIDGKEAVQTQSYGPEARGGSSKAEVIIADAPIDYPKVTKADLMLSMSQAACDKYISVLKDGGMLMLDSTFVQDVPKVDAKILSLPITKTAKEELGHAMFANIIALGALVGATNMVTEAALTEAVLDRIPKGTEEKNQKALSLGLALGKAHHQ; encoded by the coding sequence ATGTGGCAGATTAGCTTAAGCGGCACCGGCGGACAGGGCCTCATCCTCGCCGGCATCATTCTGGCGGAAGCCGCTATTATCGACGGCAAAGAAGCCGTGCAGACCCAGTCCTACGGACCGGAAGCCCGCGGCGGCTCCAGCAAAGCGGAAGTTATCATTGCGGACGCTCCGATTGACTATCCGAAAGTCACCAAGGCGGACCTGATGCTCTCCATGAGCCAGGCAGCCTGCGACAAATACATCTCCGTCCTCAAAGACGGCGGCATGCTCATGCTGGACAGCACCTTTGTGCAGGACGTGCCGAAAGTAGACGCTAAGATTCTTTCGCTGCCCATTACTAAAACAGCGAAAGAAGAGCTGGGCCACGCCATGTTCGCAAACATCATCGCATTAGGGGCGCTGGTGGGCGCAACCAACATGGTTACCGAAGCGGCTTTAACAGAAGCCGTTTTGGATCGCATCCCCAAAGGCACCGAAGAGAAGAACCAGAAGGCTCTTTCTTTGGGCTTGGCCTTGGGCAAAGCGCATCACCAATAA
- a CDS encoding ArnT family glycosyltransferase yields MMNRNWMSIFAAVLAFGFFLLYNHVLPVTDPVEANYALTAREMLESGDWLSPRIYGAFWFDKPVMTYWLLASSFAVFGLNEWAARLPGAVFAAMGVGYACWFSLETGANKKRALLTALVLATSLEYWILARLVLTDAILFFFSAVTMGQAYLGLSRDRRYYWLTAYAASAVAVLTKGPVGLVLPGLLLLAYVLASRDWRLLKRFRWGWGLAVFLLLVGPWYVWMLQQHGEQFVNTFLGLHNVTRATVSEHPDDNVFYYYLILYPASLLPWSGLLLAALWKRRAAVILHGGLSRYLWVWLGGTLLFYTLMATKYPTYVFPALFPGAMLAAGQLEQMLQGRCSLWWLTVPAGLLWLLLGETLRSIPDAAPTAVIGPAVAMLLLVLAFLQWKRRRQWLVAWVVAGVFAGACGLLSQGASLICERRSFVDLADAIPQAPALVGAYGDYPTSAVFYSGHIAYRLEDGEIGQEPWQGKYTMPRLKTEEFLRAGETEAIYLLVKQKHQEDMAKDSRFKGFQMLKSAPAGAVYMKKPEKDPR; encoded by the coding sequence ATGATGAATCGGAACTGGATGTCCATTTTTGCAGCTGTGTTGGCATTTGGTTTCTTTTTGTTGTACAATCATGTGCTGCCTGTGACGGATCCAGTGGAGGCCAATTATGCGCTGACAGCACGTGAAATGCTGGAAAGCGGTGATTGGCTTTCGCCGCGTATTTATGGAGCTTTTTGGTTTGATAAGCCTGTCATGACGTACTGGCTATTGGCTTCTTCTTTTGCTGTTTTTGGATTAAATGAATGGGCGGCTCGACTGCCGGGGGCTGTTTTCGCGGCTATGGGAGTTGGTTATGCCTGCTGGTTTTCTTTAGAGACGGGGGCGAATAAGAAGAGGGCTCTTTTGACGGCCTTGGTGCTGGCAACTTCTTTGGAATATTGGATCTTGGCGCGACTCGTTTTGACGGATGCTATTCTTTTTTTCTTTTCCGCCGTTACTATGGGACAAGCGTATTTAGGCTTAAGTCGTGACCGTCGCTACTATTGGTTGACGGCGTATGCCGCTTCCGCCGTGGCGGTGTTGACAAAAGGACCTGTAGGACTTGTGCTTCCCGGACTGCTGCTGCTGGCCTATGTGTTGGCATCCAGGGATTGGCGGCTTTTGAAACGTTTTCGTTGGGGTTGGGGGTTGGCTGTTTTCTTGTTGCTTGTCGGTCCCTGGTATGTCTGGATGTTGCAGCAGCATGGAGAACAGTTTGTTAACACCTTCTTGGGCTTGCACAACGTAACGAGAGCGACTGTGTCAGAGCATCCGGACGATAATGTGTTTTATTATTATTTGATTTTGTATCCTGCGAGTTTGCTGCCATGGAGCGGCCTGCTGCTGGCAGCTTTATGGAAGCGGAGAGCAGCGGTGATACTCCATGGAGGGCTGTCTCGGTATTTATGGGTCTGGCTGGGAGGGACCTTGCTGTTTTACACCTTGATGGCTACGAAGTATCCGACCTATGTGTTTCCTGCCTTGTTTCCAGGAGCGATGCTGGCGGCGGGGCAGTTGGAGCAGATGTTACAGGGGCGTTGTTCCTTATGGTGGCTGACGGTCCCGGCGGGACTTTTGTGGCTGCTTTTGGGAGAAACGCTGCGAAGTATTCCTGATGCTGCGCCAACAGCTGTTATTGGACCAGCCGTGGCGATGCTATTGTTAGTCTTGGCATTTTTACAATGGAAACGGCGGCGGCAATGGCTTGTGGCTTGGGTTGTAGCTGGCGTTTTTGCGGGAGCTTGCGGCTTGTTGTCGCAAGGGGCTTCGCTGATTTGCGAACGACGTTCTTTTGTTGATTTGGCAGATGCCATTCCTCAGGCGCCGGCTTTGGTAGGGGCTTATGGAGATTATCCGACTTCTGCTGTTTTTTATAGCGGCCATATCGCTTATCGGCTAGAAGATGGTGAAATAGGGCAGGAACCCTGGCAAGGGAAGTATACCATGCCGCGGCTGAAGACTGAGGAATTTTTGCGGGCAGGTGAAACAGAAGCTATTTATCTCCTTGTAAAACAGAAACATCAGGAAGATATGGCAAAAGATAGTAGATTCAAGGGGTTTCAAATGCTTAAATCCGCTCCGGCGGGAGCTGTATACATGAAGAAACCAGAAAAAGATCCCCGATAA